One genomic segment of Hordeum vulgare subsp. vulgare chromosome 2H, MorexV3_pseudomolecules_assembly, whole genome shotgun sequence includes these proteins:
- the LOC123427383 gene encoding multiprotein-bridging factor 1a-like, with product MAGIGPLRQDWEPIVVRKRAQNAADKKDEKAVNAARRSGAEIDTTKKYNAGTNKAASSGTSLNTKRLDDDTENLSHERVSSDLKKNLMQARLDKKMTQAQLAQMINEKPQVIQEYESGKAIPNNQIIGKLERALGAKLRSKK from the exons ATGGCTGGGATTGGTCCGCTCAGGCAGGACTGGGAGCCGATAGTGGTGCGGAAGAGGGCCCAGAACGCCGCGGACAAGAAGGACGAAAAGGCCGTCAACGCTGCCCGCCGCTCCGGCGCCGAGATCGACACCACCAAGAAGT ATAACGCTGGAACGAACAAGGCTGCATCTAGCGGAACTTCCCTCAACACCAAGCGGCTCGACGACGACACCGAGAACCTTTCCC ATGAGCGTGTTTCAAGCGACCTGAAGAAAAACCTTATGCAAGCAAGGCTGGATAAGAAGATGACCCAGGCACAACTTGCTCAG ATGATCAATGAGAAGCCACAGGTGATCCAGGAGTACGAGTCGGGCAAGGCGATTCCGAACAATCAGATAATTGGAAAGCTCGAGAGGGCACTTGGAGCTAAGCTGCGTAGCAAGAAGTAA